A single genomic interval of Camelina sativa cultivar DH55 chromosome 11, Cs, whole genome shotgun sequence harbors:
- the LOC104720803 gene encoding exosome complex exonuclease RRP44 homolog A-like isoform X3, whose product MGKFVRRGWVVACVLVLLMSTHFTSPIRRYADVFVHRLLAASLGIYKLPTVFQDRSQLTSVADNLCRYGIATMSCL is encoded by the exons ATGGGGAAGTTCGTGAGAAGGGGTTGGGTAGTGGCGTGTGTGTTGGTGTTACTGATGTCGACTCATTTTACATCCCCTATCCGGAGATATGCCG ATGTCTTTGTCCATAGGTTACTTGCGGCATCATTAGGAATATATAAGCTTCCAACAGTGTTCCAAGACAGGTCTCAACTTACTAGCGTTGCTGATA ATTTGTGCAGATATGGAATCGCCACCATGTCTTGTCTTTAA
- the LOC104720803 gene encoding exosome complex exonuclease RRP44 homolog A-like isoform X2 gives MGKFVRRGWVVACVLVLLMSTHFTSPIRRYADVFVHRLLAASLGIYKLPTVFQDRSQLTSVADNMESPPCLVFKEYSHGGSRASA, from the exons ATGGGGAAGTTCGTGAGAAGGGGTTGGGTAGTGGCGTGTGTGTTGGTGTTACTGATGTCGACTCATTTTACATCCCCTATCCGGAGATATGCCG ATGTCTTTGTCCATAGGTTACTTGCGGCATCATTAGGAATATATAAGCTTCCAACAGTGTTCCAAGACAGGTCTCAACTTACTAGCGTTGCTGATA ATATGGAATCGCCACCATGTCTTGTCTTTAAAGAGTATTCACATGGAGGTAGTAGAGCCTCAGCCTAA
- the LOC104720803 gene encoding DIS3-like exonuclease 2 isoform X1, which translates to MGKFVRRGWVVACVLVLLMSTHFTSPIRRYADVFVHRLLAASLGIYKLPTVFQDRSQLTSVADSKSPLTLCGLFKGLLFSGILSALTKFVNLRVFCPFPDVTIRRTC; encoded by the exons ATGGGGAAGTTCGTGAGAAGGGGTTGGGTAGTGGCGTGTGTGTTGGTGTTACTGATGTCGACTCATTTTACATCCCCTATCCGGAGATATGCCG ATGTCTTTGTCCATAGGTTACTTGCGGCATCATTAGGAATATATAAGCTTCCAACAGTGTTCCAAGACAGGTCTCAACTTACTAGCGTTGCTGATAGTAAGAGTCCACTTACCCTCTGTGGATTATTCAAGGGTTTATTATTTTCCGGCATCTTGAGTGCTCTGACAAAATTTGTAAACTTAAGAGTCTTTTGTCCCTTTCCTGATGTGACGATAAGGAGAACATGCTAA